In Pseudorca crassidens isolate mPseCra1 chromosome 13, mPseCra1.hap1, whole genome shotgun sequence, the following proteins share a genomic window:
- the HEBP2 gene encoding heme-binding protein 2: MAEVLEPDPGAAEGSEALAETPGWEAPEDASPQPGSYEIRHYGPAKWVSTSVESMDWDSAMQTGFTRLNGYIQGKNEKEMKIKMTAPVTSYVEPGSGPFSESTITISLYIPSEQQSDPPRPSESDVFIEDRAEMTVFVRSFDGFSSAQRNQEQLLTLASILREEGKVFDEKVYYTAAYNSPFELLDRKNEVWLIQKKEPSEEKE, from the exons ATGGCTGAGGTGCTGGAGCCCGATCCCGGGGCAGCCGAGGGCTCGGAGGCTCTCGCAGAGACGCCGGGCTGGGAAGCCCCGGAGGACGCGAGTCCCCAG CCTGGAAGTTATGAGATCCGACACTACGGACCTGCGAAGTGGGTCAGCACTTCGGTTGAGTCTATGGACTGGGATTCGGCCATGCAGACTGGCTTCACAAGGCTGAACGGCTACATTCAAGGCAAAAACGAGAAAG agatgaaaataaagaTGACCGCTCCAGTGACAAGCTACGTGGAGCCCGGTTCAGGTCCTTTTAGCGAGTCTACCATTACCATTTCCCTGTATATCCCCTCTGAACAGCAATCTGATCCCCCCAGGCCTTCAGAGTCAGATGTCTTCATTGAAGACAGAGCTGAAATGACGGTGTTCGTACG GTCTTTCGATGGATTCTCTAGTGCCCAAAGGAATCAAGAACAACTCCTGACATTAGCAAGCATtttgagggaagaaggaaaagttttcGATGAAAAGGTTTACTACACCGCAGCCTACAACAGTCCTTTCGAATTGCTTGATAGAAAAAATGAGGTGTGGTTGATTCAGAAAAAAGAACCCTCCGAAGAAAAGGAATGA